A window of Rhipicephalus microplus isolate Deutch F79 chromosome 8, USDA_Rmic, whole genome shotgun sequence genomic DNA:
TGAGACCCGGCACAGTGGGGAGGATGATGACCCGGATGATCGCTTACTATGTAGCCAGCACGATGTTGGCTGCTTTCGTCGGCATCCTTGTGGTCGCCTTGTTTAACCCCGGCAAGCAGATCCTGGAGACCGACGTCAGCAAGATTGGCGTGTCTGGTCTCGACACGTTCCTGGACTTTTTCAGGTCAGTGCTGAAGGGTTGGTGAACACGGTGAGTTGCTGGCCAAGACGTTTCGACAAggggacttgtcttcttcaaggccaCAACTTGGTCTTGACGAAGACGAGTCCGCTAGAAGAGACGTCGTATTCAGCGACACACCATGTTCACGAATGTGTGATCTTATCAAGCTTGCATATATTCCCGTGGGATTGAGACTTTATATGAGCAAGACGGAATTTTCTTGCCGACGTCTGCATTGCGCTGAGTTTCTGTCAGGTTCGTACGGAACTGCGGAAGACCGTGGTAGTGACATGTCTGCGAATAAACAGGAAATGTCTCTTGGCCTCTCTGTTGACATATTCTGCACTCAGCATAAGCACAATTTATTGCCTGGCATACTGCGAAGATCTTTTGATACAAAATGATACAATGTTTGTAGAGTTACAGTAGAAGGCGGTATGATACGGCATAAATGGGTGATGCATTGCTTTCAAGCCCAAGCAAGACCAGACCGGTCTTGCTTGCTTGGCAATACTCACCATTATTTTCCCGTGGTCGTGATGTTGAGCGAAGTATTCGCACCCAGTAAAGATGAAACACCCTATTTTGGTGAACTTGTCCCCGAGAAGTGAACGACAAAGTCAAAGTGCAACAATATTGGCCCAGACAGTCGCCGGTCGTCGAAAATTCGATCAGTTCAATGGTGCGTCGGTATTCATTCATGCGACATGAAATATTTCATGTAGGTTTGTCAGGTTTGGCTACATTGAGCCAATCTGGCTATTTTCAAGCCAGGGATggtagaaaaaaatcacagcatattcaagaGGCgagtgatgacgagtggggcgaagcaccaacggacggacggacggacggacggacagacagacagacagacagacagacagacagacagacgggtggacggaagcacggacggacggacggactgatgggcgcttcgccccactcatcatcattcactccgtggatatgccgtgacaccgtttttattgacacgCAACggaatgcaactggctactacgacgacacgggacatacgactcACGGtgtaagcagcttcgcccctaaaaaatatttGGGTTACTTCACTACTTTTTTCCTACTTTTGTTCCCTCGATTTCCGCCAACCTAATATATGGTGACATCGCAGCGCGTTGAAACATGGCTGCCGAAGTGTGTATGTATGAAGCGTCGAAATTCAATTTGGCACTTGCATTACGCATAAAATGAACTTTGGCAAAAAGTATTGCTCAGTAATCCTAGTAGCAGTATAGGCCATTGAACatcaaaataaatataaaaatctACACTTTTATAGCCTGCCAGTCAAGCAGACCTCGGGCATGGATAAAATGGAAATGATATTGTATATTTGGCTGGAACATGATGAAAAACTGTTGTATGGGCCTCATTTTGCGAACCATTCATTGCCGAACGCTTCTTCGAACCATAATGAGGAGCACAAAGAAAATCACTCCGCATCGTGGGTGCACTTATTGAGGTTCGAAGTCGAATATCAACGAACTGCCTGTGTAGCATCTTAATACGTAGGTTTGTGGTTCTGCAATGTTGGCTGCTCGGACTTCGTCATCATGCAAGGAGTTATGACGAAGGTAACTGCAGCTTTCGCGTAAATCCCAGCAACTGCGATGTTTGAGCACGCTCACGCTGTATGATTGTTAAACTCAGAAATCTGTGCTTGAATCTCGGCAATTCTGGTGGTCAAGTTGTGCTTATTTGCATTTTCTCCAGGAGACTTTCTCATTTAGTCATGTATATAATAACTACCAAGTTGTTTTCAACTAACTACTTTCGGCAAGTTTTACGGCCATTGCCTCACGTTGGCTcctttctgccttttttttttcaacttctctGGCTATCTTTTGTCTTTTAGACCTGGCAACCCTGATTGCAGACTTATCACTGGTGGCCACGTTAGTTTCAGAATGAACTGTATTGAAATTTAACTGGGATCAGTAGGTGCATACTCGGATAAGTTTCAGTGCGATTTAGACGAAGACCAAGGAGGCACACAGAACAGAGACACAAAGAACACAGACCAGCGCTCGTCTGTGTATTGTGTGTCTCCTTGGTCTTCGTTTAAATCGCGCTGAAGCCTATCCGAACTATATTGCTCGTCTTGTGTGCGTAATCTTATCATAAAATTTCTATATAAACGGGCATGGTCGACATTCCGTCCTTGAGCGTACAAGACAGTTGACAAAGAGATAACGGGTCCAGTTATACGAAAATTAAAAAAGCACGCGTGAAAATATCTGTCAGTGCTTGTTCTCTACACATACTTCCGATCGCGTTGTCTTTCTCTTACTTATTGCTGTGTCATCCCTCTCACCTAGAGCATGCCAGCTCACCAGCACATGAACGAGCACTTGTGGTACTTAAAATTATACTTTGCATCTGCTGCTTGTGTAGATTCGCTTTGAccataacgcacgaaacgtatgtTCCTCGTAACCTCCTGATGGGCCCTTTTTGTAGGAACATGTTTCCGGAGAACATCGTTCAAGCCTGCTTCCAACTGCACCGAACAGTTCGCATCGCCCAGCCGCCCCGCTTTGTCCCATTGGGTGTAAATGCAAGCGAGCTCGAGCCGGACATCATCAGAAAACTGCAGTACTCCGACGGCCTCAACATCTTTGGTGAGGAGGCGGTGCATGAAACCTacttagacttttttttctttctgaaagATCTGGTGCTAATTCGCAAAGCTTCTTATTCGTAACATTTAATTGCCACTGGTCTGTTGTCTTGGCTAATCGAACTGAATTGGGTATATTCTGCAACAAATATGCGAGGATGACCTGGCAAAAAAGCTGCGTTGAGCGGCTTGAGGGGAACATGGCCACCTCATAcactgggcagcttcacagcggtCAAAAAGAAGCTCTCGGTGGACGTAatgcatgaacaaaaaaaaaagagtgaacatCCTCGTTGAGACTTAATGAACTATGTTATCAATATCTCACAGGGTTTCACACAAGTTAAGTGAAATAACGGTGTAGGCATGAATGCAGACAAAAAAAGCGCCTGAACTTATTCCAGCACATCAAATTACATAAGTAAGTAGTGTAGCTTTCTTGGCAACGAAATAGATACACTGAAACCAGTTTCTTTGTGTATGTCATTTACAACTGTCGTCGAACAAAACTTAAGCATTCGGTCACTGTATTTTGTTCTGCTCGTGTTAACAATCCGAGGTTCTAATTGATGTGTTTTATACAAAGAGTTACGTTTATGTAAGGTTGCGAGTTTTGTTAAGACGTCATCATTCTTATCTTTTCCAATTTTATGCACGTGACAAAGCCTATATCTGTACAAAAGATTCAATTCTTAAGGTTCAAAGCTTTCTAAACAAACGAGCAGTATGACAAAGGTATGCGGAGCAGTACGGCAATGATGTGTCCTACATCACGATTAGCTAGAAAGTTTGTCTTGTAAACCTCTCTAGCGTAAGAGATTTTTGTGAATCGGGGTCCTGTACGTCTTACAAGTATACGCACTTGTTAAAGGCTCTGCATTTATTGAATCACTATCTCCTTCAGTGGCAACGAAGCTCAGCTCCTGACCCGAAGTTCTCGAGTTCCATTCTGACCGGAGCACTCAgtatttcgatggagacgaagtGCTAAATGCCCTGCACTGGGCGATTCCCGCTTAAAGAAAGAAcaccaggcggtctaaatttccggagccttctactacggtgCCTATATCATgaattttgggacgtaaacctcCATGTATTAGTTCAGTTAATCACACGATTTAACAAGAGTAACCGTTGATAACCGTTGATGAAATTAAACGTTTTTGCGCGTTTTAGATGCCATTTTTCTTGAAGCAGCAACAGCTAATAGTTTCTGAAATAGTAAACTCCGTGACGACCCCAGCCGGAATAAAGGAATCTTGAATGCACCTGCaatgattgaatgatttgtgaagtttaacgtcccaaaaccaccatatgattatgagagacgccgtagtgtagggctccggaaattttgaccccctggggctctttaacgtgcacccaaatctgagcacacgggcctacgacatttccgcctccatcgaaaatgcagccgccgcagccgggaatcgaacccgcgacctgcgggtcagcagccgagtaccttagccactagaccaccgcggcggggcaatgcgcCTGCATTGCCGTAGGTATGTGTACTCACTGAGTCTAAAAACAGGCTGTTCATTGTTATGCAAGAACTTTTCAGTTTTTGAGCCTGCATGTGAACTAATCAAATCTAATGGTATTCCTCTGCCCGACATCCGCAGCTAGAACTTACGGCTAGAGAGTGTTTCCGAGCCATTCCGTAACAGTTTCTTTCGACCTCCAATTGCACACAAATTCACTGTTACCAACTTGTCGTCATCGTGAAGCTGTTTTAAATACTGCATCTTGCTTTCAACAACACATTTAAACTCATTCTTTTTCCACGAATCATGCATTGCGAACTTTAATGGCCCAAGCCGACGACTTGGTTACATAGTCTACGGATGTATAATTGTATTTTCACTTTCAGACTTTGGTTTGCTCATATGTTTTGTATATTGTAATCTTTCCTCTTTTTCGCCATCCCTGCATAGGAATCAAGGGTACCCTGTGTGATAGAACAATTAACTATTAGTAAATTACTGTATCATGCGCCAAACACAGATTAAGACGTGAAAGTGCTCAAGCTATTCTTATAAACACGAAATTTATATGAACAACCGCCTGCATTATATTCCCTGTTGGCTGTCTTAGAAATTCTAGTTTTCTGTGGGCCACAGGTTAAGCATGTGCAACGTGCCGCCAGTGATTTCATGGCGTAATATGTATAGTTCAGGGATTGACTAAGCTTCCCTTTGTAAGAAACAAACTCATGCAGTGATTCTACTTCACTGCAGTGTGGTAATTCCGATTCATTATAAACGCAAGTGTGGCgttgcaggaagaaaaaaaaaagttgttcaaATCCAACGCAAATGTAGTCCTCGTGTAGTGACTGCTGTGGTCCTAAATTTTGTGCTGAATGCAGCTCCGCTAAAGCTGTGGAAGTTTGTATCACGGGCGCCCGCTGATTCCCGTAGTAGCGCTGTTGAGTCTCTGTCTATCGTTGACATCTCGCAGGAATTCGCGACACTGGCGCCGGAAAAATGCCGGTGGGAGGCACGTGCCTGGTGCACTCTCTTGCGTGGCGCGGGCcgtagtttttttattgtttttagcaATCTCAAGTCAATTTGGCGTTTAATAGACATTATTCTTTTATCATAAGCCGGTTTTGAGCACTGATAGCTTCGTTTCAGGTAATCATGCCACACGAGATCTATGAATGTATACGACAAGCCGAGCTCGTAAGGTGCTACGCACTTTAAGAGAAAAGAAAGTGCCGTGGGATTATACATACAAGATTTAAAGATAAAACGTACGAAGAGCCAACTTAGGCTGGCAGTTTACAAATCACTGACACGTTCAGCTGTGAAATGTTCGCCTCTTTCTAATCCGCAAGTTCTGCATGTGGCTCTTCAGTGACACGACTTCCTTTTCTCGGACAGGAATCATCGTTTTCTGCTCCGCGTTCGGCCTGTTCGCCGGCTTCATGGGCGAAACGACCGTCATCATGGTGGACTTCTTTTCCGTGCTGAACGTACTCACCATGAAGCTGGCTTACCTAGTCATGTGGTGAGTATACTTCCTACTTTAGCGAccgcagagagagaaacaggggAAAAGGGCAGACAGGTTGACCAAGCTAggttcggttggctaccctacatgtGAGGTGGTGGAAAGAGGgaataatagaagaaagaaaagagaatgaACTGTTAATGAGAACACACTCGATACAAACTATCGCTGGTATACAGTTCATAGACGCTGGTGAAGTCCGGTCACCTTTAGGTAGCTCTGTATGTCTTTCCTGGTCTTGCGCATGTCCGAAACCGTGGGCCAGGGTCAAAGGATCACCTCTCCGGACAGTGGTCTTGCATCAAGACGATCAAGTTTGGCTCCGAGAACACGTTGTGGAGTCTGATGAGATAGCGACAAATGTTGCAATTGATGAAACATCGGAAAGAATAATGATGAAGTGAAACGACAAACAAGGAACTGAACTGCATCCTCGTTCGCACCCTCCATAAGCAGATAATGCAGTGTGTTTCTTCGGTCAGTGCCCTATTAGAACTACGGCAGCACAGCTACCCACGATCAACAAATAAACACACAGTATTTCATTGGCCATGGCACCAACTTTTAAACAAGCGTGGAACACAAAAGTTTTGTGCATTGTTTGGTATAAATTCTGTCGATGGCTGCAGAGAATAAAAACATTGCAATTCGAGCCGGAAAAAAGCCAAGGGATCTTCTGCATGGCAGTTAAATATTCTGCCACAGAGTCACGTCAGTATTTCAAACGACTTGGGAAAAAGATCTTATACTAGCGTCACGTTGGGTCAATGCCTATTGCAGCCGCAGAGTTGACTATCCACTTACAATGAACTGAACATCGACTTCGTAAGCCATAGTCAATCGTGGCTTGAATATATGCCGATGACCGCTGCTTATGATATGCGCATCACTGAGCTATAGCGTGCACCACTTCGCGATAAAGCTGACGTCACCTTAACGGGCGCGCCAACCTAACGTCAGATCATGAGTTACCCTTCCCACACCAGTGCAGTCGACGTGCCTTGTAAAACTGTGATGTGTTAACTACTAAATTTACACAAAGACTGTGATGCACCTCGCAACGCTCGGTTCAAAGTGAAAAATTCTGCATAGGCCGCTACTCGCCGACTGTCTCGCATGAGATCGATTCCCACAATGCGTGGAAGAGCTACCACGATTTTTTATGTTTGGTGCGCCTTTGATTTTGTTGCTGTGTACGTTGAATACATAgtgttggtatgtggggtttaacgtcccaaaactaccatatgattctgtaaggcgccgtagtggagggttccggaaatttcgaccacctggggttctttaacgtgcacccaaatctgagcacacgggcctacgacatttccgcctccatcggaaatgcagccgccgcagccggagaATCCAGTGTTATTTAGCGCAAAACGACActataaaaaaaggaagaaacacaGCGTTGTGTACGGTGTTGTTTCTTGTGGCGTTGTTTTGCGCTAGAAAACACGGTATAGattcacaccaactagcccacctacGAATCCTTTGGGCGTCATTTCAGCGTTTCGCCTCCACTACCAACGTCAAAGCAACCAGTCCAAAAATTTGCGCTCTCGCAGGTACATTAAAGTCATCCTTACAAATCTTGTCCGTGAGGTTTCAAATTTGGCTAGTTGGAATCTATTCATGATGGCCACCGCGAGCAGAACGCACTGCAAGAAAATGAAAGACAGCGGAAGTGATCTGACATCTTTAATTTTCTTGCCCTGCGTCCTGTTCCTGCTGGCCATTATGAATACTCCACGTCACTTCAGTAACATGATCCCCAAAAATTGGGGAACCCTTATGCTTCGCCTTTAAGCGTTGAACGCGATACCGAAATCCGGcctctagtgcacccttcaaccactaagtgcatacttattcgtatgttttcttacatacatacgcacgcacgcacacgcacacagtaaATTGGACCAGCGcgtgctattatcgccgaatatgctcgttttcgtcatgacacctgtcgaacaaaatgtgttaaaggggccctgaaacactttttcaagtaaccatgaaatgaatgcactagaagagcttattgcctcgcgaattcaacgccgcaaaagctttaagaatccgtccagtgcgagtggagttacaaaagtttgtcgcatgcagcaattgcattatctcttctctcttcccgacgaaagcgctgaaagctaagcagaaaggggtggcagggcaaagaaactatcgtgcctcgtgacctttagcacttttttttcgaatgcgcggctttctcagtgtgatcatgcgcgcacgcgtggacaagtagcggtctCTCGCGGCTAATcttggtaacttgattttttggtcacatacgcacagacgatttttcgctcacaaccaacggggccgacgcggGCAGCGGGTTTtgtgcgacacgagctctctaacgctatcgcgttaaaaataaTCTTAAGGGCGAAGCCCCTTACGGTCGAGCCTTGCCCTCCCGTTGTCCCTTGTCCTGGCTTGCACGCGCTGGGAGCGCCGTCGGCGAGGGCGCCGATCTTACGTAGGGGAGAAGGACGATCGCGGGTGTGCCATGGCACGCTGTTTCTTTCGCTGCGGCGCCCCAAGAGCTATAAAACGCACTCGCTCCCGGTCCGCTCTCTCGTGGTCATGGAGTGCACGTCGTTGCGAATCAAAACACGACGGCGCGGAGCGCCGCTGCGTGGCGACGCAGTCCAGAGTTTCGTCCTGGCAGAGCGGTTGCAGCATATCAGCGCAGACAAGCGAATCCAGACTTGTGGGCGCGTGAAGCGGCAGCGAAACACCAGCGCCGGCAAGCCAACCAGGAGcagagggctagcgaagctgcagcggcacgggaACGACGTCATATTTCAGGTTGGATCCCACACAAGAGCCCATATAGCTTGACATTCAACCGATCACAAGGCGGTCATGATGAAATAAAAACGCCACCCACATCTCAACACCATTTGCGTGgggcagcttgggctagctggtatgacatgacagttatagcgcgagaacaggacgacgacacagatacaagaaggacacgaagaacacGACTATATGCGTGTTGTGATTAATAACAGTGTTGTGGTACTAATACTTTACACACGTGTTGCCATGTCTTTTCATGACCGAGTGGCCAATGTATGGGGGTTAATGATcccccggagcttcgcccactcgccaTCATTTACTTTGTTGATATGATgtcgtttttgttcttttgcaggTACTTCCCTATTGGCGTGGTCTTCCTGCTCAGCGCTTCCATCGGTCGTGGCGATGACCTGGGAGAGCAGGCGATTAACGTCGGCGCGTACATAGGCACCGTCATGACGGGCCTGGCCATCCACTCGCTCATCGTGCTGCCCCTCATATACTACTCATTCGTTCGAAAGAACCCGCTCGTGTTTGCCAAGAACCTGCTCCACGCATTTGTCACAGCTTTCGGCACATCGGACAGGTGAGGGAACCTTTAGGCTAATTTTCTTTTAGAGTAAGGGCCACCACTGTAAGGGTTACCATTGTAGTAAGGGTCACCATTGTAGGGTCACCACTGTAGAAGCTATGGGTTGAACACCGTCACTCACAAACTTCCAGATTAGACCTGTTTTAATTTCAAATGATGTATTAAGGCCGTCGCTCACGGGTGTCGTATATTTATCAAGGCGAATGCCTTAGATGCCTTAAGAAGCATGAAAGTTGACCGCCGTGCCACATCGGTGTCCCACGTCGGTGGCATCAAAATGGGGATGCATAAAATCACGTGATCACGTCATGACATGACGTCACAAAGCTCCGGATTTCGTGACATCATATTGGGGCATAATCACATGACATATTTGCTTGGTTAAAGGTGGGCCAGTCCAGGATTTAATGCAAAACAAGGCGAGTTGCAGAAGGGCTTACAAAGCTTCCGATCTTGGAGGCATCGCAAAACCTCGTTAGTTGCATGAAGATTTCGGACGAAAGCATCGGAGAGTTAACACATTGATCTATAagggaaaaaaggaagaaatagcTTTCACCTTTGAGTCGGCTGAGGCAGATGCATCAGAGACCTCATCCATTTTTGAGCCTGCTGTATGAAGGCCCCTCGCAGAGTTGGTAGCAAGGAGAAGAAAACGAATTCGACAAGGGCTGGTAAATATGCTGTGTCATAAAACTAGGAAATTTTCCATCTTAGACTAGCATTATAATATGCGAAACTCATAGGGAGCTTTCGTCCTGCAGAGGACATGGCATTATTTGGTTGATAACGAACACGCAATTGTGAGGTTTATAAAGTACCTTCACTGCGAGTGGTTTACAACAAGGCGAAACCCTTTCTGAAGCGATACGAAAATTCTCTGGAAGCTTCCCCTTCAATCGGGCGTTCCATTTCTTTCTCTTAGCTCAATCGGTGTTCAGCGGTTATTTTAATGTCTCTTTCGCTGGTACCATCACGATATGAACATTTGGAACACACTACGTTTTTCCGGTAAACGAGTTTAACACTTGAGGAAACAAACGCGTCGGGGATTCGTACAGCGTTGTTTCATGTCTACTTCGATGAAGTTTCCCCAACCACTACCGATCTTTCTGTGGTTCTATCGGACTGCTCTTCTTTGTCGCAGCGTGGCGACGCTTCCCGTGACGTTCATGTGCCTCGAGCAGAACAACAAGCTCGACAGGCGTGTCACGAGGTTTGTGGCACCCATCGCTTCGGCCTTCAACCTCGACGGCACCGCCCTCTACGCCGCCATCGGAACCATATTCATCGCCAACCTGAGTGGCATCGAGTTGGACTTCGCGCACTACTTGGCCATAACGTACGCTGTTTTCCCCGCCTTACCCACTCTTAGCTCGCGCACTTGAACCGCTATAGAATATCGACAATATCTAACAGTTCATTGAAGCAATACAGGTACGAATTTTAAACATTCTGGGACTGTTGCTATAAATGAGAACACAGGTTTTAGGAACTATAGAAAGATGACTGTAGTGCTTGGGCATGCATCCCATATATGTTTAATACCACAACGTTTAAAAAAGAcactttcgccccgccgcggtggtctaaagtggctaatgtactcggctgctgacccgcaggtcgcgggttcgaataccggttgcggtggctgcatttccaatagaggcggaaatgttgtaggcccgtgtgctcagatttgggtgcacgttaaagagagaaccccaggtggtcgaaatttccggggccctccgctacggcgtctctcataatcatgtggtggttttgggatgctaaaccccacatatcaatcaataaaaaaaagacaatttcGGTTTTGAATTCAGGGAGCGAATTCTCCGTGACGTGTCATGGCAGCGTGACGTAACGGGTCAGACAGCGATTCGTGACGTTTTAGCGGCAGATCTGGCAGCTCCTCGGCGTACACGTGAACAAAGATGAGCGCATTGTCCCCAGCGAACAAGACGGGGATATCTGTGGTTTAGGCTGCATACAGAACTCAAGAGTTTGCAATCTCGGTGCAACTAGTGTTGACTCACCAGGATAATATCCGATGTGGTAGTGCTGGATTACTGATGCTCAGCGacgaaaactttaaaatcaaagcCAATTCGTTATTTAGTCAGTCGCAATAACGCCTGCTAACTTCGATGAGGCTAAACGGTAGATGACCGTGTACTGTACCATGTCAACGCCCGTTAATGAacaaggtggtctaaatttccggagccccgcTCTACGCTCTCTCTAATATTGATATCATGGTTTTCGGGCGTAAAACCTCATATATTACAATAATAATAACTTTTATGCCTAATGTAATGAATATTTATGTGAGAATCCATCGGTACACTTATATGCTTTTGGTTACGTACTTATTTTTGTATAGTATCAGAGTTCCAATAAGGTATATCGTTTGTCAAATTAAATTAGAAATACGTCATCTGCAGTGCACATATAATGATTGTTCTGCGCTGTCAATTGCATTTCAGCGTCGCAGCTGCCCTGACTAGCTTCGCGAACCGAGGGATACCCAACGCAGGAGTGATCACGATGATCCTTGTGCTGAAAGCTGGCGGCATCGGCCCTTCTCACATCGGGCTTCTGTTGGCCGTCGACTGGATCATGTAAGTTTGTATCTGGCCCCTCATTTTGCTTCGGACGGTGAATGgggatttatttacatatactgcgATCTGCGTAGCGAAATATTTCAGGAGTGAGTATGTACGTATACACTAAAAATACTACGTGAGAAAGAGATTGTACATTGAGTAAGAAAAATTGAAGACAAATAGATCAAGAAAGCATACAGTGACCGAAGTTTGGCTGTCGTTCCGCAAATTAAACATTTGGCAACTAACGCAGGGAGCCATCGATACCGTTCAAAATGTCAATAATGAGGGAAAAAAACTTAAGCAATCAGTGAAGGATTTCGAATGAACTATGTTAACTCGATGACTTATTCTGACAACTCGAGATGAAGGGTTAGCAAAAAGAATAGGCGTGTAGCAACATCGTCATCGCCATATGTCATCATGGCCATTTTACTTACACCACGCCGCGCCTTTCAAGCAACTCACGCTAGGGCTCGAGGTGCGAGCCAGGAAAGAACGAACCAATTCTTTGGTGGACTGGGCACCGCTGGCACCTAAATAACTCTGATCTATACGGGCCTGATCTGGTGCAGTCACCTTTATGCCTCTATTGCGATGAGAGTGAATCCCTGGATCATTTCTTTCTTACGTGCAGAATATTTACCATTCAGAGGAAAAGACTTCGAGATGAACCGCTTCGAAGGATGAGATTAAATTTATTccttcctgtgttttttagggCTACCGTGCTGGATTTTAGGCATAGGAATGTTTGCAAAGCCGTATGCCATTTCTTATGGGAAACGACGCGACCTGAATTCTAAGTTATTTGAAATAAagcatattgttacacgacatatGGAACGAGAGAGCGGCATGTAGACGGTGAAGACGACGAATGCGATCACGCTcgtgttgttgtcgttgttccgccatcttggctgcagctgcctctgactccccctgtatattttgtaaatatatttttttccatTCATACTCTCAATCTATGACATTTGATGGAGGTTCCAGCGTTTTCAGGCCGCGAAACGTCGACGTATCGCTCGACCTTCCACTCGACTTCCCCACACAGCAGCAACATGGTCGTGCGAAGACGGACCTGCACTA
This region includes:
- the LOC119164463 gene encoding excitatory amino acid transporter 2 isoform X1 gives rise to the protein MEQTETTRKQKVLAWMKRHLQLSLSIVGIILGLIVGYSVAAAEPNEDITTLLSVPGEILLRMYKMLTLPLVFSSVVAALTRVRPGTVGRMMTRMIAYYVASTMLAAFVGILVVALFNPGKQILETDVSKIGVSGLDTFLDFFRNMFPENIVQACFQLHRTVRIAQPPRFVPLGVNASELEPDIIRKLQYSDGLNIFGIIVFCSAFGLFAGFMGETTVIMVDFFSVLNVLTMKLAYLVMWYFPIGVVFLLSASIGRGDDLGEQAINVGAYIGTVMTGLAIHSLIVLPLIYYSFVRKNPLVFAKNLLHAFVTAFGTSDSVATLPVTFMCLEQNNKLDRRVTRFVAPIASAFNLDGTALYAAIGTIFIANLSGIELDFAHYLAITVAAALTSFANRGIPNAGVITMILVLKAGGIGPSHIGLLLAVDWIMNRCRTCVNVFSQSIAVAIVHHSVEMELKRNQNALEHWPVDELTLERKKYTTQR
- the LOC119164463 gene encoding excitatory amino acid transporter 2 isoform X2, giving the protein MEQTETTRKQKVLAWMKRHLQLSLSIVGIILGLIVGYSVAAAEPNEDITTLLSVPGEILLRMYKMLTLPLVFSSVVAALTRVRPGTVGRMMTRMIAYYVASTMLAAFVGILVVALFNPGKQILETDVSKIGVSGLDTFLDFFRNMFPENIVQACFQLHRTVRIAQPPRFVPLGVNASELEPDIIRKLQYSDGLNIFGIIVFCSAFGLFAGFMGETTVIMVDFFSVLNVLTMKLAYLVMWYFPIGVVFLLSASIGRGDDLGEQAINVGAYIGTVMTGLAIHSLIVLPLIYYSFVRKNPLVFAKNLLHAFVTAFGTSDSVATLPVTFMCLEQNNKLDRRVTRFVAPIASAFNLDGTALYAAIGTIFIANLSGIELDFAHYLAITVAAALTSFANRGIPNAGVITMILVLKAGGIGPSHIGLLLAVDWIIAQRMPKSTR